The nucleotide sequence TATCAGGCAATATCCTAATGACCCCGAAATTCATAAAATAGCTTTTGATATTTGCGAATCACTTGAACAAGAAGCTCAAAGTATCGAGGATAATAAAAAAGGCGGTAATGCTGCCTTGGCTAAATGGTCACAAGCGCATGATTGCTATTTTTCATATGTAAAAAATTCTGCTTATGCTCGTGCTGATACTGATATGTTATGTCAAGCACAGTATCGTCGTTTAGAAATAATGCGAACGGTGACTAAATATGAGAAGGGTGCAAACGAAATTAAAAAACTATTACAACGCAGTTGGCCCAATTGGCGCAAAAAAGGTATTGAAAAGTTACCTCGATGTGCCAAAGCAATTGCGACTATTGAACTTAGAGATTTAGAAGGTAGCTTTAAACATTACAGCAAAATGTCTATAGCTGAACTTAATCCTACTGATGCCGGCAAGAAAAAATTCGATGCATCGATTAAGAAAAAGACTAAAGAACGTGATATTTTAGTTGAAGAATACAAACAAATAGCTTTGCTGGGTAAAGTTGTAGTGGAGGCAGCTTTAACTGCGTCATACTATGTTGGCGAAGCGTATCGAGAATCTATTGAAGCACTACTGCAAGCGCCAATTCCTAATAAAATACCTGGTTATAAACTAACTAAAGAAGATAAGCAGATACTGCGTAATCAACTTAAAGAAATGGCTGATCCTATCGAGAAGCTAGCAGTCGATGCTTATGGTCTATGTGTACAAACAGCTAGTAAATATGGAGTTTATAACAGGTGGTCTGTTAAAGCATTTAACCGTTTGCATGCTTTACGACCATTAGAATATCCAATTTTAGTTGAACATATCGAACCACTTCAATTGCACGACAAACTTACGGTAGAAACCAACGAATTTATAATTGCTGAAGGTGACAACTATAAGTCAATTGAATTACCATTGAAAAAAGCTAATGCTAATAATGAAACTCCAAAAACATCTAATGCTGAAAAACCAGCAGTAAAAGCCAACGAACAAACCAATAACAAGGAAACCCCAAAAACGAAAAACACTACCGCTAAAGGTAAGCCAAAAAATAAAAAAGCGGCGCCAAATAGCAAAGGAGCAAAATGATGAAGCGCCGTTTATCTACATATCTGATATTGGCTTTTGCGTTAGTTCTAATTAGCGGTTGTGGAAGCAGGCAAAAGAACACTAGCCAAGCAGTTGCTGGCAAAACCTCTAGCAATACTACAAAACCAACAGCTACTAATACTAAAAAAGTTGCATCAAAAAGTGATGTTGAACAAGCAGATACCAAATTTTTAGATTTATCTAAAGAGATTGAGAAGTTGGGCAAGGGTGAGTCAGTTGATCAAGCTTGGCTTGAAGAAAAATTAAATGAGATACTTAGTATAGACCCTGATTTTATTGCAGCTCGTTTTAACCTTGCAGTACTCAAAGAAAGAAACAATGATAAAGAGTCAGCACGTCGTATTTACGAGCAAATAGTTAATGAAAATCCTAATTTTGCACCAGCACAAGAGAATTTAGCAGCCTTTGCTGTTAGTGAAGGTAAACTTGACCAAGCATTATCAATTTACCGTAAAATTGTTGCATCATCTCCTAAAAATGTAACTTCACGCCTTGCTCTGGCGCGATTATTAATTACCAAGAAAAAATATAAAAATGCTATCGAGTTATGTCGAAAAGCCCTGCAGCAAAAAGCTGATGCTATTGAAGCCTTTAGAATCTTAGCGAAGAGTTATGTTGAGCTGCAAAATTTGCCAATGGCGGAATTAATCATTGGACGTGGATTAAAGGTAAATAAAGATGATGTTGAGTTGCATTATTTAACGGCAGAAATTTTATTAGGTAAAGGAGAACTAGCTGCTGGAGTAAATAAGCTTAAAGAAATTATTACAATTGATCCTAAATCTATAAAAGTTCGTGCTAAATTAGCTCAAATAGCCTTGCAATATCGTGACTATGGTAATGCGGTACAACAATTTGACGCTATTATTAAAGAAGATCCTAACAATAGACCAGCTCTTATTGATTTAGCAGTCGCTTACAAAGGCATAGGCCGGTTTGATCAAGCTGAAAAAATATATAAAGAACTACTAAATAAGAACGCAAATGATGCTACTTGTCTATGGAACTTGGCGGTTCTTTATCAATATCACTTAAATCGTTACGACGAAGCTATTGCAAACTATAAGAAATTTAAGAGCATTGCCAGAGCTGATGATCAAGATGCTAACTCAGTTGATAAATTGATTGCTGAGATTGAAAAACAGAAAAATGATCTTGCTGCTGCAAAAGCACGTGAAGAGCGAGAACAGAAAAAAATTGCAGCTACGCGTGCTGCTTGCCAAGCTATCAATGGAGGCAAAAAACCAGATGTTAAATCTATTGGTAACGATAAAGAACGAATCGAAGTTGGATGGCAGCTAATAGTTGACGCTCAAACAGCTATTCAAAACGGTGATGTGGCAGCTGGTGAGAGTATCGTTAAATGCGCATTTGCTGTTATTCCGGATACTCCCGGAGCAAAAATCGAAGCTTGCGCACCTATGCATGTAATGTGGACACAAATTCTTTACCAACTAGGTCGTCCGCAAGACGCATTAATTTCGGTTCGCGAAGGACTTAAATGCGATCCTAATAATCCCGATGCACAATTAGCCGAACAACAATTAATAGAAATTCTTGGTAAACAGGGAAATACTGTTGAAGAAGCTGCTCCAACCGATGATAATGATAATAAGGGTAAATCCAAGAAAGGAAATAGGGGAAGTAAAAAACGTAAGGTTAAGTAGCTTACCTTATAGGTATATTTTGATGTAATATATATGGTGTGGTTTTTTTTGCGGAGTTTTATATGTCATTACTAAAAAACACCGTTTTTATTTTGCTCATAATGGCGGGTTTGGTTGCCACTGGAGCAGTATTATTTACCAAAATCGCTAGTGCAGAAGAAGTAGTTTATCAGAAAAATCAAGTAGTCGACTTTGGTGATGATACAATTGAAGGCGATTTATCAAAACCAGATGGGCAGTACCTTGAAAGTCAAAAAAAGCTAAGGCATCAAAGATTAATTAAAATTAGGGACAATTTTAAGCCAGAAATCTTGCATTCAGTACAAGATCTCTAATTAATTATAAATAAAGGCATTAGATAGTTTTTTAAGCTGCGAGGAAACAATGGGCGTATTAATTAGCGTGCAAGTATACCGAGGCGACCAGCTCGTAGCGCAGCATCAATTTGATAGTGATGTCAATCGTACTATAAAGATTGGGCGTTTATCATCTGCACAAATTAAACTTGAAGATCCACGAACGTCTCGTATTCATGCTGTTATCGAGTTAGGTGCCAATGATATTACTCTTCATGATATGGGTACCACTGAAGGCACTAGTGTAAACGGCGCCAAAGTTGTTAATGCCAAACTAAAAAATGGCGACCAAGTGACTATTGGCGATACCACGCTAGTAATCACTATGGGTGCAGTAGCTTCTGCGTCACCCACAGTAGCGGCTGCGAATGCGACAGCACCTAATAATATGGCTGCGTCATTTAATGCTGCTGGTCCTGCCTTTGGGGCACCTCCTGCTTTTGCTGCCAAATCATTTGCCGCACCTGGTATTCCGAAAGTAGACTGGGGGCCAGCAACATCTTTTGGTGCACCACAGGTGGCATCTCCAGCAACTGCAAATGTTTCGGCAACTGCAACTCCAGCCGCTTCGCCACCAACTACACGCACCGCACAACAGCTTCGTTTTGATCCTGGCTCTAATAGCGGTCCGATTCCAATTAGACGTATTACTAATGAACGTTTGGGTGCAGCTGCAGTAGAAAGCAAACCTCATCCAGCCTTAGCGCCAGAGCGCCCCATGAGCGCGGAAAATCGCGTTCTTGAGATGCGGTTGTATTGGGGTGAAGTATTACTTGGTATTAGCCATTATTCAAAACCCAAAAAAATAACTATTGGTGAAACTAAAAAGACAGATGTCTTTATTTCGAGTGAAGGACTGCCTGTAGAAGAATTTCCCCTCGTTCGCTATATCGATAATGAGTACGTCCTTACTTTTACCCGCCATATGGAAGGTGAAGTAGAGGTAGGAGGACAACTCGGCAGC is from Deltaproteobacteria bacterium and encodes:
- a CDS encoding tetratricopeptide repeat protein; this encodes MMKRRLSTYLILAFALVLISGCGSRQKNTSQAVAGKTSSNTTKPTATNTKKVASKSDVEQADTKFLDLSKEIEKLGKGESVDQAWLEEKLNEILSIDPDFIAARFNLAVLKERNNDKESARRIYEQIVNENPNFAPAQENLAAFAVSEGKLDQALSIYRKIVASSPKNVTSRLALARLLITKKKYKNAIELCRKALQQKADAIEAFRILAKSYVELQNLPMAELIIGRGLKVNKDDVELHYLTAEILLGKGELAAGVNKLKEIITIDPKSIKVRAKLAQIALQYRDYGNAVQQFDAIIKEDPNNRPALIDLAVAYKGIGRFDQAEKIYKELLNKNANDATCLWNLAVLYQYHLNRYDEAIANYKKFKSIARADDQDANSVDKLIAEIEKQKNDLAAAKAREEREQKKIAATRAACQAINGGKKPDVKSIGNDKERIEVGWQLIVDAQTAIQNGDVAAGESIVKCAFAVIPDTPGAKIEACAPMHVMWTQILYQLGRPQDALISVREGLKCDPNNPDAQLAEQQLIEILGKQGNTVEEAAPTDDNDNKGKSKKGNRGSKKRKVK
- the cglF gene encoding adventurous gliding motility protein CglF, encoding MSLLKNTVFILLIMAGLVATGAVLFTKIASAEEVVYQKNQVVDFGDDTIEGDLSKPDGQYLESQKKLRHQRLIKIRDNFKPEILHSVQDL